A DNA window from Setaria viridis chromosome 2, Setaria_viridis_v4.0, whole genome shotgun sequence contains the following coding sequences:
- the LOC117843281 gene encoding homeobox-leucine zipper protein ROC6, which translates to MEKGGQQANENRHCLDFGNDPSHKLWNNQEDAIEDRLGDEGYAHTDPEDEDYVPECKPSKPVKRKRLTPQQTQELMAVYGTCTHPDAEKLEALGTKIGLEPCRVKVWFQNRRPQMKKKAQVEQNKLIQQENASLLAENQSLRQAMLIQSCITCGGKTLPSDPLAEKQRLLIENTRLQDECLRASVVHGKIIHTSAFTKPAPWIISSGVDREALRRHADTSMEQFLVLATKGEPMWLPTTDSEMLNYEYGARMSPCLFGLRPEGFVVEATRDTAMVWGTATDLIGILMDTVRICSIFPYVFVVLQARWSETFPGVVASVVAGDFVSTGIFASCDGQIQLMNAELWVQSPRVPNCTVNILRFSKLVDEKQWAVMDVSVDGILGREVTPARYMGCRLLPSGCLIKDLSNGYCKVTWIVHVEYDETTVPMMFKPLFLTGQALGARRWLASLQRQREYAAALHSSRDLGNNNTGILKLAQQMMASFYTAVSGPVTQTQATSNINEWFGSMGTGVERPDAPVRMVTWRKAGTASGEPADLVLSATTTLWLPSTPPEHVFDYLRNEKLRGEWDMLTIDTAVKELGYIATGHPGNVVSVLCSNITDGTKNKMLILQEARTDVSGSLVVYAPIRENTMHAVMNSGNNTFVSFLPSGFAILPDGHGKASQALVTAASTSRAPVCRHNNTEGSLLTMAYQVLLPDNLTAGAMDDVGKLICHAINKIKTAVKADIILPA; encoded by the exons ATGGAGAAAGGGGGTCAACAAGCCAATGAGAACCGACATTGTCTGGACTTCGGAAATGACCCCTCCCATAAGCTATGGAACAACCAGGAGGATGCAATTGAGGACCGCTTGGGAGATGAGGGCTATGCCCACACTGATCCTGAAGATGAGGACTATGTTCCTGAGTGCAAGCCCTCAAAGCCTGTTAAGCGCAAGCGCCTCACACCACAGCAGACTCAAGAACTCATGGC TGTGTATGGCACGTGTACTCACCCAGATGCCGAGAAACTGGAGGCACTTGGCACAAAGATTGGTTTGGAGCCATGTCGGGTGAAGGTCTGGTTCCAAAACAGACGCCCTCAAATGAAG AAGAAGGCTCAGGTGGAGCAAAACAAACTGATTCAGCAAGAGAATGCTTCACTGCTGGCTGAGAACCAATCACTCCGTCAGGCCATGCTGATTCAGTCATGCATCACATGTGGTGGCAAGACACTGCCCTCCGATCCATTGGCAGAGAAGCAGCGCTTGCTCATCGAGAATACAAGGCTCCAGGATGAATGTCTGCGTGCTTCTGTTGTCCACGGCAAGATTATCCACACTTCTGCTTTCACAAAACCCGCGCCGTGGATCATCAGCAGCGGAGTTGATCGTGAAGCACTTCGCCGTCACGCAGATACATCTATGGAGCAGTTTCTGGTGCTCGCAACCAAGGGGGAGCCGATGTGGCTACCTACCACTGACAGTGAGATGCTTAACTATGAGTACGGAGCCAGAATGTCTCCGTGCTTGTTTGGGCTCCGCCCCGAGGGGTTTGTCGTGGAGGCAACCAGGGACACTGCCATGGTTTGGGGCACTGCTACTGACCTCATTGGCATCCTGATGGACACGGTACGTATCTGCTCCATTTTTCCG TATGTCTTTGTCGTTTTACAGGCTCGCTGGTCTGAGACGTTTCCAGGGGTCGTGGCAAGTGTGGTAGCTGGTGATTTTGTATCCACTGGCATTTTTGCTTCATGCGATGGGCAGATTCAGCTG ATGAATGCCGAGCTGTGGGTGCAGTCACCACGTGTGCCAAACTGCACCGTGAACATTTTGAGGTTTAGCAAACTGGTTGATGAGAAGCAATGGGCTGTGATGGacgtttctgttgatggcatcCTTGGACGGGAAGTGACACCAGCTAGGTATATGGGCTGCAGGCTGCTTCCATCTGGCTGCCTAATTAAGGACCTGAGCAATGGATACTGCAAG GTCACATGGATTGTGCATGTGGAGTACGATGAGACCACCGTGCCAATGATGTTTAAACCACTATTCCTCACCGGACAAGCCCTGGGTGCGCGCCGCTGGCTCGCTTCACTCCAGAGGCAGCGTGAATATGCCGCTGCTTTGCACTCCAGCCGTGATCTAGGCAACAACAACACAG GTATCCTAAAGCTGGCGCAGCAGATGATGGCAAGCTTCTACACGGCTGTCTCTGGGCCTGTCACTCAGACTCAGGCAACGAGCAACATCAACGAGTGGTTTGGCAGCATGGGTACTGGCGTTGAGAGGCCTGATGCACCTGTACGCATGGTGACCTGGAGAAAAGCTGGCACTGCATCTGGAGAACCCGCCGACTTGGTTCTTAGTGCCACCACCACGCTGTGGCTACCCAGCACTCCACCTGAGCACGTGTTCGACTATCTCCGCAATGAGAAGCTCCGTGGCGAGTGGGATATGCTCACCATTGACACCGCAGTGAAGGAGTTAGGCTACATTGCCACGGGCCACCCTGGCAATGTCGTGTCTGTCCTCTGCTCCAAT ATCACTGATGGAACGAAAAACAAGATGTTGATCCTGCAGGAGGCACGCACGGACGTGTCAGGCTCCCTGGTGGTGTACGCTCCTATTAGAGAGAACACCATGCATGCTGTCATGAACAGTGGTAACAACACCTTTGTCTCCTTCCTGCCATCTGGATTTGCCATCCTCCCAGATGGCCACGGCAAAGCTAGCCAAGCTCTGGTCACTGCTGCAAGCACCTCCAGAGCTCCCGTCTGTCGCCACAATAACACCGAGGGGTCTCTTCTAACCATGGCCTACCAGGTACTGCTGCCTGACAATCTCACCGCAGGGGCCATGGATGATGTTGGAAAGCTGATCTGCCATGCGATAAACAAAATCAAGACTGCCGTCAAGGCTGACATCATCCTCCCAGCTTGA